The DNA region GCTCACGCGTGAGGCGAATGAAGTTCACCGCGTAGCCAGAGACGCGAATCGTGAGCTGCGGGTACTTCTCGGGGTGCTCCATGGCGTCCTCGAGCGTCTCGCGGTTGAGCACGTTGACGTTCATGTGGAATCCCTGGCTCACCGTGTAAGCGTCCAGGATGCCCACCATGTTCGTGACCTGCTCGGCGCGGTCACGGCCGAGGGCCGAGGGCACGATCGAGGTGGTCAGCGAGATGCCGTCCTGGGCGTCGTCGTAAGGCAGCTTGGCGACGGACAGCGCCGACGCCATGATGCCGTGGACGTCGCGCCCGTTCATCGGGTTGGCACCAGGTGCGAACGGCTCGCCGTGGCGACGGCCGTCGGGCGTGTTGCCCGTGGCCTTGCCGTAGACGACGTTCGACGTGATGGTCAGGACCGACTGCGTGTGCTTGGCGTTGCGGTACGTCTTCTGCTTACGGATCTTCTCCATGAAGCGGTGGACGAGGTCGATCGCGATGTCGTCGGCGCGGTCATCGTCGTTGCCGTAGGTCGGGTACTCGCCCTCGACGTTGTAGTCCGTGATGAGACCGGTCTCGTCACGCACCGGCTTGACCGTCGCGTACTTGATGGCGGAAAGCGAGTCGGCTGCCACCGAGAGGCCTGCGATGCCGCAGGCCATGGTGCGCAGGATCTCGCGGTCGTGAAGCGCCATCTCGATGCGCTCGTACGAGTACTTGTCATGCATGTAGTGGATGACATTGAGCGCGTCGACGTACGTCTCGGCTAGCCAATCCATGAACGCGTCGTACTTGGCCATGACGTCGTCAAAGTCGAGCACTTCGCCCGCGACGGGAGCCACCGCGGGGGAAACCTGCTTGCCCGACACCTCGTCACGTCCGCCATTGATCGCGTACAGCAGGCCCTTAGCAAGGTTGACGCGAGCTCCGAAGAACTGCATCTGCTTGCCGACCTCCATGCCGGAAACGCAACAGGCGATCGCCGCGTCGTCGCCGCACTGCTCGCGCAGCAGGTCGTCCGACTCGTACTGCACGGCCGACGTGTCGATCGAGACCTTGGCGCAGAACTCCTTGAAACCGAGGGGGAGGCTGTTGTGCCAAAGAACCGTCATGTTCGGCTCGGGGGCGGCGCCGACGTTGTTCAGCGTGTGCAGAAAGCGGAACGAGTTCTTGGTGACCAGCGAGCGGCCGTCCTCGCCCATTCCTGCGATCGACTCGGTGACCCAGAGAGGGTCACCCGAGAACAGCGCGTCGTACTCGGGGGTGCGAAGGAACCGCACGATGCGGAGCTTGATGACGAAGTCGTCGATGATCTCCTGAGCTTCGCTCTCGGTGAGCGTGCCCTCGGCGAAGTCACGCTCGACGAAGATGTCGAGGAACGTCGAGGTGCGGCCCAGCGACATGGCGGCGCCGTTCTGCTCCTTAACCGCTGCCAGGTACGCGAAGTACAGCCACTGGACGGCTTCCTTCGTGTTGGTCGCCGGCTTCGAGATGTCGAAGCCGTACGACGCCGCCATCTGCTTGAGCTCCTTGAGCGCCTTGATCTGCTCCGAGTTCTCTTCGCGGTCGCGAATGATGTCCTCGCTTGAGCGCTCCATGTCGAGTTCGACACGGTCGTTCTTCTTGGCAGCGATCAGGGCGTCGACGCCATACAGGGCCACGCGGCGGTAGTCGCCGATGATGCGGCCGCGGCCGTAGGCATCGGGAAGTCCCGTGACGATGTGGCTTGAACGGGCAGCACGCACGTTCGGCGGGTAGGCGTCAAAAACGCCGTCGTTGTGGGTCTTGCGGTACGTCGAGAAGATGTGCTCGAGGTTCGGGTCTACCGGGTAGCCGTAGGTTTCGAGCTCCTTGACCACCATGCGCCAGCCGCCGTAAGGCATGATCGCGCGCTTAAGCGGCGCGTCAGTCTGCAGGCCGACGATCACGTTGTCGTCGTCGCTGATGTAACCCGGCGCGTGAGACGTGATCGTCGCGGGCGTCTGCCAGTCGATGTCGTAGACGCCCTTTTCGCGCTCCTGCGGGAACATGTCGCTGAGGGTCTTCCACACGCGCAAAGTGCGCTCGGTCGGGCCGGCGAGGAACGTGTCGTCGCCGGTGTATTCGGTGTATGCGCACTGAATGAATCCGCGCACATCAATAGAGTCGGTCCAAGGACCTGTGGGGAACGAACGCCAAGCCTGGGCCGGCTTGACGTCTGTCTGGGTTTGGGTCTTGCCGTCTGCCGCGATTGTCATCTCGGTAAACCTTCCTACATGGGGAAAGGCGCTGTAGCGCCAGTACTTCGAACGTATGCCCCTGGGGGCGTGCGTGCGCGGGACTTTTGCCCCGCGATCCCTGGTCTTGGGGTCCCAGGAAAGTCGCATCGGGGGCAGCGTGCGGCTAAAGTTACTGGCATGTCCCAGCCACTGGCGTTTTCGCCGTGCAGTGAGGGAGAGACAGTGCACACACTACGCGCCCGGTCTCGACGGGCCACAGTTCTCGGGGTCGCATCGGTTCTCTCACTCAGCGCGTGCGGCCTGCTCGGTGGAAACGACGCGAGCGCCTCCCCTGTGGCCTCCGGGGCACCTCAGATCCAGACCCAGATTTCTATGGCCGTGTGGGGCGGTTTTGGCCTTGATGACCTCATCACCGAATACGAGACCGACCACCCCGATGTGGCGATCAAGCTCATCAAGGGCGACTACAACCCGCTGCACGACTCGCTCCAGCGGGAGCTCGTCTCAGGCACCGGCGCGCCCACCATCGCCGCGATCGGCGAGGACTACATCGCTCAGTTTGCGGCCCAGCCAGACCAGTTCGTGAACCTCTCCACCCTTGGCGCCGACGACTACAAAGACGTGTATTTGCCCTGGAAGTGGGCCGAGGGAAAGAGCGCCGATGGTACCTCCGTCATCGGAATGGGCGCCGATGTCTCTGGGCTTGCGTTGTGCTACCGCAGCGACCTGTTCGCCGCCGCGGGGCTGCCCACCGATCGCCTCGCGGTCTCCGCGGCCATGACCGATTCGTGGGAGGGCTTCCTCACTCTCGGCGCTCAATACACCAAGGCCTCCAAAGGCGGCGCGTTCATCGATGACGCGACGACTCTCCTCGCGCCCATCCGCGACCAAACGGGAGCGTCGTACTACGACGCGAGCGGCGCGCTCAGCACCGCCGCCGACAAGCCCGCGTTCGATGTCGCCACCAAGGCCATCGACGCGGGCCTCTCCGCCGGCATCACCCAGTTCTCCGACGCCTGGGACAAGGGCCTGACCGACGGATCATTCGCCGTCACCCTTTGCCCCGTGTGGTCAATGGGGTACATCCAGGGCGTGGTGACCGGGTCCAACTACCAGCCCAAGTGGGATATCGCCGACATCCCAGGTCCCGGGGGGTCGCGGGGCGGATCGTTCTACACGATCCCCGCTCAGGCCACCCCTGCGCAGCGCGATGCCGCGTGGCAGTTCCTCAGGTGGCTCCTGGCGCCCGCGCAACAGTTGAAGGTGTTCCGGGCGACCGGCTCGCTGCCCTCGCAGCCCGCGATCTACAAGGATTCGAGCGTCACGGGCTACAAGATCCCGTTCTTCAACGACGCCCCGGTGGGAAAGATCCTCGCGAAGGCGGTCGAGGAGTTGCCCGTGATGGCGTCTCAGGACCCCAAGAACGGCAAGGTGGAGGCCGCGATGGAGCAAGTGCTCGCGGGCGTCCAGACCGGTGACGTGAAGAGCGCCGATGCGTGGAAGGTCGCGGTCGAGGCCGCCAAGGTGGTCGACACCGCCAACACGAGTGCGCCCGCGAGCGCGAGCCCGAGCCCTAGCCCTAGCCCGTAGAACGGTCAGTGCTTGGGACGCTCAAGCCTCAGGACGCTCGCGACTGTCCCGTCGCCATGACGGTGATGCCGTCGTCGAATGGCAGCGGCGACTCGGTCGGGCCTCCTCCGTGTGTGGCCGACGCTGGGGCTGGGTATTGCTCGCAACTCACGTCGGTGCGCGGCACGACGTCGCCCCCTGAGTGGGCGTGAAGGTCACGCAGGACGCACGAGACGCCCGCGAGTGGGCATGAGCGCCAACTGGGATGCACGCGGCGTCAAAAAGTGGTCACCAGCGCCACATCTGCCTGGTGGATTGGCGACAAGCCGGGTTGGCAGTGGACGTGTTCATTTGTCGTCTCGCCGAAGCCGCCGGTATGTCGAACGGGGTGATGCTCTGCACCTGCACGCCCGCTGTTGCGACTACACCGCCGACGGGCTTGCCGGCCCAGCCCGGGGAGCGTAGGCCAGGACCAGAATGAGCCGCGTGAAGGAAGCGGCGAGCCCTCACCAGACATGGCAGCCCCACCGAGAGGAGATCGGTGAGATGTACGCTCGTTACCTGTTGGCCCTCCCTTTTAAATGCAAAGGAGGTGGACGTG from Demequina lutea includes:
- a CDS encoding ABC transporter substrate-binding protein, which codes for MHTLRARSRRATVLGVASVLSLSACGLLGGNDASASPVASGAPQIQTQISMAVWGGFGLDDLITEYETDHPDVAIKLIKGDYNPLHDSLQRELVSGTGAPTIAAIGEDYIAQFAAQPDQFVNLSTLGADDYKDVYLPWKWAEGKSADGTSVIGMGADVSGLALCYRSDLFAAAGLPTDRLAVSAAMTDSWEGFLTLGAQYTKASKGGAFIDDATTLLAPIRDQTGASYYDASGALSTAADKPAFDVATKAIDAGLSAGITQFSDAWDKGLTDGSFAVTLCPVWSMGYIQGVVTGSNYQPKWDIADIPGPGGSRGGSFYTIPAQATPAQRDAAWQFLRWLLAPAQQLKVFRATGSLPSQPAIYKDSSVTGYKIPFFNDAPVGKILAKAVEELPVMASQDPKNGKVEAAMEQVLAGVQTGDVKSADAWKVAVEAAKVVDTANTSAPASASPSPSPSP
- the pflB gene encoding formate C-acetyltransferase, which translates into the protein MTIAADGKTQTQTDVKPAQAWRSFPTGPWTDSIDVRGFIQCAYTEYTGDDTFLAGPTERTLRVWKTLSDMFPQEREKGVYDIDWQTPATITSHAPGYISDDDNVIVGLQTDAPLKRAIMPYGGWRMVVKELETYGYPVDPNLEHIFSTYRKTHNDGVFDAYPPNVRAARSSHIVTGLPDAYGRGRIIGDYRRVALYGVDALIAAKKNDRVELDMERSSEDIIRDREENSEQIKALKELKQMAASYGFDISKPATNTKEAVQWLYFAYLAAVKEQNGAAMSLGRTSTFLDIFVERDFAEGTLTESEAQEIIDDFVIKLRIVRFLRTPEYDALFSGDPLWVTESIAGMGEDGRSLVTKNSFRFLHTLNNVGAAPEPNMTVLWHNSLPLGFKEFCAKVSIDTSAVQYESDDLLREQCGDDAAIACCVSGMEVGKQMQFFGARVNLAKGLLYAINGGRDEVSGKQVSPAVAPVAGEVLDFDDVMAKYDAFMDWLAETYVDALNVIHYMHDKYSYERIEMALHDREILRTMACGIAGLSVAADSLSAIKYATVKPVRDETGLITDYNVEGEYPTYGNDDDRADDIAIDLVHRFMEKIRKQKTYRNAKHTQSVLTITSNVVYGKATGNTPDGRRHGEPFAPGANPMNGRDVHGIMASALSVAKLPYDDAQDGISLTTSIVPSALGRDRAEQVTNMVGILDAYTVSQGFHMNVNVLNRETLEDAMEHPEKYPQLTIRVSGYAVNFIRLTREQQLDVLSRTFHAGL